The Candidatus Omnitrophota bacterium DNA window CGGCCGGGCATAGCGCATCTCCACGTTGCAGTGGTGTTCACATCGCGAAGGACGGGCATCCCGGGCACCGTCGAATACGAGGATACGCCTGCGCAAGCCGCGCGGAAAACGGATGCGGCTTACCTCGGAGGCAAGCTTATACCGCGACTGCTCCAAAGAGAGCCCCGCCCATTCGGGGATTCGCATGATAACGTTGTAAGCATCGACTAAGAGCGTATATCGAGTCATTGGTCGGAGGCCAGGGACATTTCTCAAAACCCAAAGGGACACATCTCCGCAGGAGATATGCCCCCTGTTAATTAATCACCTATTCTACCAGACTCGGGTGGAGTTTCCGAAAGCCCGCCCACGAAGCGAATCAGGCTGGGTTCGGAGACGCGCCGGAGCAGGTCAAAATAGTCCTGGCGCACGCGGGTAAGGACAGCCTCATAGAGCTGGAAGGAGCCGGAAAGCTTATCCAGAACTTCGGCAATAGGAGTCCGGGCCCGGTGGATCATGCGGTCGTACTCGGCAGCGTAATGGTAATACGCGCTGCCATAGCCTTCGGTGCAGTGCCGGCGGCGCAGGTCCACACCCTCGGGTTCCCTGTCGCGGAGCAAGTTGTCGAAGACCCCCAACCACAAAAGCCGGTGATCCGCATTAACCCGATAGACGCGGTATTTGAGCGCTTTATCCGCGGGCTCCTCCAGCAGATCAAGGAGGTCGATTTCACGAACAGCCCCGTAGCGGGCGTACTGCTCATGGTATTGAGGCTGGATGACAGCCACCAGCAGATGGGCCAAGTAGACATTCACATCCTCGTCCGAGCTAGTCGCCAATTCCGCGATTTCAGAGCGGACCCGCATCAGGCAGGTGAGCATATAGCCTTCTGAGGACTCCCGTTCCCGCTGGCTCAAAGTGTAGTAGAACGGCGTGGGTCGCATACACGCCCTCCCGTTCAACTCCCCCTATTGCGCAACAATACCAAGTATAGCATGCGGAGAAAAGGCTGGCGGGGCAGGGCGACCGGCGCCGGACACCTCTACCCAAATCCCTATATCGTCAAGGCCCCGGCCATATCCCCGATCAAAGGAATCCGCCACCGCTTGCCGGTGGCCGCGCTGATCACGCCCCCCAGCGAGACAAGCGGAAAAACGATCTTGAGAATCACGGCAAGCACCCATCCGACAATGGGTATCCACGCCAGGAGGGCGCAAGCCAACTCCAGGATGAAGATCGCCAATCCTTGGCGGCCGTGGAACTGTGCAAATTCCGAATCCCGCTTCAGGAAGAGCGGCACCAAACAAAGGATGGATAAATAGCCCAGGGCGGCGAATGCGCGGTTAATGCCCGGTTCTTCCTTAACCGTTACGGACGCAACTTGTTCTTCAGGTATGTGCTCTTGCTTGTCCATAACACCTCCTTTTGCAGACAGCATAACACAAAAAAATCCCCCCGGGCCTTTCGGCCCAGGGGGATTTGAACTGCAGACAATCGGCTCTTAGAAGTTAACTGTAACAGAACCGGTCAAACCAAAAGCAACATCTTCCGACTTGTTGCCCACACCATTGCCGGTTGCATTACCCGCATTGATGGGGGTGTTGTCGTTTTCGCCTTCATAGTAGTTACCCGGGATGAACCACAGCGCGCTCAAACCGAACTGCACATCCTCGGTGTAGTCGTAAACCAGCTTCAGGTCGATCTCGTCGCCGGCGCCGTCATCACGACCAGCAAGAGGCTTCTCGTCAAACCAGAAGTGAAGGTAACGGCCACTCAGGTGCAGGTCATCCATCAACTCGGCGCCCGCGTCGAAATACAGAGCCATGGTGTTGGTGTTGCCGGCGCTGTCATACGGGTCGCCCGTAGAGTAGAGGCCATCGCCCTGCGTACCAGCCAAGAAGTCGCGAATACCGGAGAAAAAGTGTCCGCGATACATATTGTCCCAGGCACCGTAATCACCGCTGTTGCCGGCCTCTTCACCGGAAAGATACAAGAAGCCCATACCACCGGTCGGGTTCCAGGACACATCCTCATTCATGAGCTCGTTGAAGTTCATTGCGCCTTCAAGATTGAAGGCCCAAGCCGAACGGTCTCTGTCCGCGGCAAGAGCAGTCTGTGTACCGTTAATGGTACCATCCTGCAATTCACCGAACTGATAAGCCAGTTCACCCGTCAACATCATACCTTCGACCACTTCGCTCTGCACCAAACCACCGATCGTATGGACTTGGTTGGCTTCGTACACGGAAATGACTCCGGTATTATTGTTGTTGTTCAGACCGTAGCTGCCTGCGCCGTTGACACCAAAACGCAGCGCATCGGTAGCGGCGAAAGCCTCATCGTTCTTCCCGAAGTAGTAAAGGTCCACCGAAGTGTCCATATTGTCTTCGAGACGATAAGAACCTTCCACACCCCAGATCATGTTGTCGTTACGGGCCTGGCCGGACTCAACTACCTGGGCGATGAAGCCGTCGATGGTTACCGGATCCAGATCCAACACCGCGCGAATCGCATCAAACGAGTTGTATGCGCTGTATTCGCGGCCGTTGAGGACCGTATACGTGGCACCGCTATCCTGAGTCGCAGCCGGAAGGCCTGTGACAGTAGCCTGAGTGAAGACAGCATTCGGATCCGCCAGAATACCTGCGCCGATAATAAAGCCGCGGCCATAGTTGAGGTCCTGACGACCGATGATCAAGCTCAACGGCGAATACATGACCTCATTTAAGGTCAAGTTCGCCAAGTTGAGATCGATATCGCCCGTGCTCGCGCCATCCGCACCCCACCTGCGCTGATTCAGCAAGCGGACAGTAGTGGAGACGTTATCAGTCAAGTCGGCATCCACACGCACCCGAACCGTGGATAGGAAGTAACCTTCCGTATCCGCATAGCGGGTAAGAGCATTTGCGGTACCGATCGTCTGATCGTTTCTCTTCAGATCGTAGTTTGTCTGATAGATCGCTTTGGCGTCTATGTCACCACTGATCTTCACATTCTGAACACTCGCAGCAGCCGGAGCCGCGGCGATCGTCAGGGAAGCCAGCAGAGCAATTAAACTACCCCCGATTAACTTATTCATTATGAATCCTCCTCAAACACCAGCAATTTCAGAATCCCGGCCGCTCCGCGCGTCCGGGGATTGTTTTCTAAGTTATCCCTCAAGATTTGTGACGACCCGTGGCCTAAAGTTTTCATCCCCCCTTCCTTTGCCCGATTAAAGCCGTCTCTGAGGGCTATGTTTTGAGGCACAAAGCAGAATATTACCACATAAAACTTATTATTGTCAAGATGGTAAATTTTCCATCTTGACATAAACACATACAATGATTGAACTTAAGTGGAGTATTTTTTTGGGTAAGCCGCTTGCCACCTTATTAAAACTCCCCCTCCGGGCCCTTTTCCCCGGGTAGCCTGAGCCACCCCTCTTCGAGGTCCAGATCCTGCCTGAGACTGGCTGCAAAATACGCCCCTTCACCCCCTAAGTCAAGCCCCTTGCCGAGAAATAACTGCCCCTGGGAGGACTCGAACCTCCGCTCATGGTTTAGGAAACCAATGCTCTATCCCCTGAGCTACAGGGGCCTTAATCGTACTTCAATATGGAGAAGACCGACTGGCCCAAAGCCTCCAACTTGGAGCGGCCGGGCAAAAATCCCAGCTCAATCAAAAAGGCCGTCTCCAGCACCTCGGCCCCCACTCCCTGAATAAGCCTCACCGTGGCTTCGGCTGTTCCCCCGGTCGCGATCACATCATCCAGGAGCACCACCTTCTGCCCGGCGGATAGAGCATCCTGATGCATCTCAATGGTGTCCCGGCCGTATTCCAGCTCATAGGTCATGCGGGTGGCCTGCGCCGGCAGCTTCCCCTGCTTGCGCACAGGAACAAAGCCCACACCCAAGGCAACGGCCAACGCCCCCCCCAAAATGAATCCCCGGGCTTCGATTGCCACAATGGCCTCAACACCGGGCACCGGTCCCCCGGGCCCGTAGCGGGCTGCAAACAAATCGATCACTTCCTTAAATCGTTCGCCTTGCTTGAGCAGGGTCGTAATGTCCTTAAAAATGATCCCCTCAGAGGGGAAATCAGGCACATCCCGGATAGCTCCCTTGAGATTCTCAACGAGAGTCTTGTTCACCGTCATCTCCATTGAGCGCTTTCTCCGCCTGTTCTTCAACTTCTCTCAAAAAGCCTCTGAGCTTCTTGAGCGCCGAATTTTCGATCTGCCGGACACGTTCCCGCGTAATACCCATTTCACCGGCAATCTCCTTCAAAGTACGGGGTGTGCCGTCATTGAGCCCGTAGCGCATGTAGAGGACTTGGCGCTCCCGGTCCCCGAGCCGCGTCATGACCTTAAAAACCAGCTCGTGCTGGAGAACCTGGGAAATCTCGTCGGATACAGGGACCTGGTTCACGTCCTCCAAAAGGTCGATGAATTCCGCATCGCCGTCATCGCCAATCGGTGCGTCCAAGGAGGAGACTTTGGAAACGAGCGTGGAAATTTCCCGCACTTTCTTCAGAGGCAGGTCCATTTCCTTGGCAATTTCCTTGGGCTTGGGCTTGCATCCCAGCTCATGCGTCAGTCTTTCGGTCACCCGTTTCCAGCGCGCAATCAATTCTGTCATATAAACAGGAATGCGAACCAACTTGCCCTGATTGGCCAAAGCACGGGTTACATACTGCTTGATCCACCATGCCGCATAAGTGCTAAAGCGGTATCCGCGGTTCGGATTGAACTTGGACACTGCTTTGATCAAACCGAGATTTCCCTCTTCGATCAAATCCATCATGGGCAGCCCCAGATGGTTGTATTTTTTTGCAATGTTGATGACCAGGCGGAGGTTTGAACGAATCATGGCCTCGCGGGCCTCGGGGTCGCCGGCCCGGGCCCGCTGAGCCAGCTCAAACTCCTCTTCCGGAGTGAGAAGAGGAATCTTGCGGATGTCTTTTAGGTAGAGCTTGATTGGATCCATATAAGCCGTTTGTGGAACTTCAACCGTTGAACTTCCATTATCCGTCGCCGAAAGCTCAGAGGCCAGGGACGGTTCTTAATTCTGCCGGACTCCGCGGGCTGTAAGAACCGTCCCTGAACAATTTCAGTTTACTTACCTGCCGTTTGCGTTTGCAAGGACGGATCTTTGATCGCTGCCTGGGCTGCTGCCAAGCGAGCTGTAGGCACACGGAAGGGCGAACAGCTCACGTAGTTGAGCCCCACACCGTGGCAAAACTCCACAGAAGAAGGATCTCCGCCATGCTCGCCACAGATACCCAGCTTGATCTCCGGACGCCCCTGACGCCCCTTTTCAACCGCCATCTTCACAAGGGATCCGACCCCGATCTGGTCCAAACGCATAAACGGATCATCCTTCAGAATCCCCTTCTCGACATATGCGGGAAGGAACTTGCCCACATCGTCACGAGAGTACCCAAAGGTCATCTGAGTCAGGTCATTGGTCCCAAAGCTAAAGAACTGCGCTTCCTTTGCGATCTCATCCGCGGTAATGGCCGCGCGCGGAATCTCGATCATGGTCCCAACCAAGTATTGGAACTCGGTACCAGTCTCGGCGATCACAGCATCGGCCTCACCCACAACAATCGCTTTGAGATCTGTAAACTCCCGCACAGTTCCAACCAGCGGAATCATGACCTCGGGCATGGGCTGCTTGCCTTCCTTAACCAGTTGAGCCGTGGCCTCGAAGATAGCGCGCGCCTGCATGCGGTAAATCTCCGGGAAAGTAATGCCCAAGCGGCAGCCGCGGTGCCCCAGCATCGGATTGCTCTCCTCCAAGGAAACCACGGTCTCTTCAATCTGCTTGACCGGAAAACCAATGGTTTTGGACAGGCGCTTTATTTCTTCATCGGTGCGCGGGAGGAACTCATGCAAAGGCGGATCCAAAAGGCGAATGGTCACGGGCAGCCCGTTCATTGCCTCCAGAATCCCGTAGAAGTCGCCCTTTTGCATGGGCAACAAAGTCGCCAAACCTTCCTCACGTTGGGAGGTATCCTTGGAAAGGATCATCTTCTGGACCCAAGGCAGCCGATCCTCGCCAAAGAACATATGTTCAGTGCGGCAAAGCCCGATGCCTGCGGCGCCGAACTCACGGGCCACCCGCGCATCGTGCGGGGTGTCGGCATTGGCGCGCACGCCCAGGGTACGCGACTCATCGGCCCACGCCATGAGCGTATGGTAATCGTCGGAAAGTCCCGTGGACTGGAATTGGGCCTCACCGAGAATGACTTCCCCGCTATTCCCGTCCAGTGTGATTACATCCCCCCTCTTAACAGTAATATCGCCGGCTTTGAAATAGCCCTTTTCCTCATTCACGGTAATTCCCTGGCAACCCACCACACAACACTTGCCCATTCCGCGCCCCACAACAGCGGCGTGGCTGGTCATACCGCCGCGCGAGGTAAGAATCCCCTGTGAAGCGGACATACCCCCCACGTCTTCCGGAGAGGTCTCCAGCCGCACGAGAATCACCTTCTTGCCGTTCTTCGCTTCCTCAATCGCGTCCGCACTGGTAAAAACCGCCGTGCCGGCGACCGCGCCCGGAGACGCGGGCAGGCCTTTGGCAATCACCTGCTTCTCGCTTGTGGGATCGATGGTCGGGTGCAAGAGCTGGTCAAAGGCATCGGCATTGATCCGGGATACGGCCGTACGCTCGTCAATCAGTCCTTCCTTCTGCATCTCGACGGCAATTCGAACCGCAGACTGGATAGTCCGTTTGCCCGAACGCGTCTGGAGCAGGAAGAGCACCTTGTCCTCGATCGTAAATTCCAAGTCCTGCATATCACGATAGTGATTCTCCAGATTCTGATACACCTCGACCAGCTGCTTGTAAGCATCGGGCATGAGTTTTTGGAGCTCCTCAATCGGGCGCGGTGTGCGGGTGCCGGCCACCACGTCCTCGCCCTGCGCGTTCATCAAGAACTCACCGTAGAAGCGCTTCTCCCCTGTGCCCGGATCGCGGGTAAAGGCCACGCCTGTGCCTGAGGTCTCGCCCAAGTTGCCAAAAACCATACTCTGCACATTGACTGCTGTTCCCCAGTCATGGGGAATGCGGTTCAGGTTCCGGTAGGTATAGGCTCGATCATTGTCCCAGGAACCGAAGACCGCGTTGATCGCGTACTTGAGTTGCTCAAAAGGATCCGAAGGAAAGTCCTGCCCTGTCGCTTGCTTAATGACCCCCTTGTAAACCTCCACCAGCTTCTTCAGGTCTGCTGCATCCAAGCCGGTGTCCACTTCCACACCTTTGGCCTTCTTGGCATCGTCCAACTTGTTCTCAAAAAGCCGGTGCTCCACATTCAAAACCACATCGCCGAACATTTGCAAAAACCGCCTGTACGAATCATAGGCAAAACGCTCGTTGTTGGACTTGGCAGCCAACCCTTGAACCGTTGTGTCGTTCAGACCGAGGTTGAGAACCGTATCCATCATCCCGGGCATGGAAACACGCGCGCCCGACCGCACGGACACGAGCAACGGATTATCCTTATCCCCAAAACCCTTGTCCAAGGCCTTCTCCAAACGGGCAATGGCCTCGCGGACCTGGTCGATCATTCCCTCGGGATAATCTTTCGTGTTTTGGAAAACCAAACAGGCTTCGGTAGAAATAGTAAACCCCGGAGGAACCGGAATATTGAGCCGGGTCATTTCTGCCAGATTGGCGCCCTTGCCCCCGAGCAGGTTCTTCATAGAACCGTCGCCGTCGGCTTTTCCATCACCAAAATAATAAACATATTTTTCAGACATAGTTGCTCCTGTTCCTATTCAACGTGCACGACGCTCAAATCCGCAATGCGCGAGGCAAAGATGTCGTACACCCGTTTCATCAGGGACAATCGGTTCGCCCTGACTTCTGCTTGTTCCACATTGACCATGACCTGGTCAAAAAATTCGTGTAATAGATCCGAAAAGGCCTCTGCGTATTGCCGCGTGGCCTCACCATACTGCTGATTCCGCGTTAAATTCTCAACCACCCCCTCCTGCTGCAGACATACGTCCCAAACCTGATGTTCCAATTGGTGTTCGAATAACTGAGGCTGAACCTCCGACTCCACTTCTCCCCCGGCTCGAACAATACGATGGGCCCGCTCCACAATCTTGGCTGCATCGCGGAAATATTTGGAAGGAATTTCCTGGAGCTGATCCAGTCTTTGAACAAGCTCCTGAGGGCGGTCGCCGCACAGCGGAAAAACAGCATCAACCCAGGCATCAGGATACCGCAGCTTCAGCAAAACCTGCAACCGGGCCATACAATATTCCGCAGTGCGCTCCAAAGCCGCAGGGTCTCCGTCCCCTGCGGCAATCTGCAAGAGCTCACTAAGCCGGAGATTCCAACCCCGTTCCAGCACAATCTGAAGGGCGCCCTGCACATTACGCCGTATTCCGTAAGGATCCCCGCTGCTTGTGGGTTTAAGTCCGACGCGGAAGCACTGGGCCACGGAGTCCAATTTGTCCGCCACAGAGAGGATGGACCCAAACACAGTCTGCGGCAGGCGGTCCTCAGCTGAACGCGGGAAGTAGTGCTCCCCGATCGCCACGCAAACCTTGGGCGAGGCCCCCTGTTCGCCGGCGTAGACCCCTCCGATCACACCCTGCAATGCGGGAAACTCCTTGACCATCTGCGAGGCCAGATCCGCTTTGCACCAGGAAACAGCCTGCTCGAGTTCCTCTTCGGTGTACTCGATGGAGTCCACCTGCTGGTGCAGATACCGGGCCAGATTCCGGATGCGGCCGGTCTTCTCAGCCATGGTTCCGGCTCCGCGCAGAAAAACGATTCCTGGCAAAAGTGAGGCAAAAAAATCCATCCCGCGCTTCGTGTCTTCCAAAAAGAAAAAACGCGCATCCGCCAATTTGGCATTGAGAATATTCTCGCAATTGCGCCGGATTGCCTGCCGCGCCTCTGCCGGGCGCGGCCCGTTCAATACGCCGATAAACTTGGGAAGCGGCTTCAACCTCCTGGATTTCGAAGCATGGAGGATTCCAAAGAGCCGCTGTCCTTTGGCCATTGCAGCAGACAAAACATCCAAAGGAAGCCGCTCTGCATAATCCGGATCAAAACCCCCGGTTAACACCGATGGATCTTCAACCAGAAAACTGATCTCCTGCAAGAGCCCTTCATCCTTGTGCAAAATGCCTCCGGCCTTCTTAGCAGCCACGTCCAATTGCCGGGCAATTTTTTGCCTGCGTTCCTCAGGGTCGAGGAGAATCCCCTTTTGTTTGACTTGCCGGAAATAGTCAGCAGGAGATTTGACGCCAAAGGGTTTGGAACCGGAGTATCGAGGCGACAGCGAACGGGCGCCTGCCTTAACTCTTCCCCATGTGAAGACCAGCGGTGTCTCACCCAAAAGCGCCAGAATCCAGCGAACCGGGCGCGCAAAACGCACACCCGTATCATCCCAACGCATCATCTTCGGAAATTTCAGCTCAGAGATGAGCCGCGGCAACAGGACCTTCAACACTGTGGCGGCAGAGGCCCCTTTCCGGGTCCAATGGGCCACCACTTTTGCCTTTCCTTTGACCTCTTCCAAGCTCAGGCAATCCGCCTTGATACCCAGGCCCTCGCAAAAGCCCTGGCCCGCCCGTGTCAGCTTGCCTTCGGCATCATAGGCCCTTTCCTTGGGAGGCCCTTCCCTGCGCATCGCACGGTCCTTCTGGCGAACAGCCAGCCCGCGCACATGCAAGACAAGGCGGCGCGGAGTACCCAGCACCTGAATGTCTCCGTACTCGAGCAGCTCTTCCT harbors:
- a CDS encoding pyruvate, phosphate dikinase gives rise to the protein MSEKYVYYFGDGKADGDGSMKNLLGGKGANLAEMTRLNIPVPPGFTISTEACLVFQNTKDYPEGMIDQVREAIARLEKALDKGFGDKDNPLLVSVRSGARVSMPGMMDTVLNLGLNDTTVQGLAAKSNNERFAYDSYRRFLQMFGDVVLNVEHRLFENKLDDAKKAKGVEVDTGLDAADLKKLVEVYKGVIKQATGQDFPSDPFEQLKYAINAVFGSWDNDRAYTYRNLNRIPHDWGTAVNVQSMVFGNLGETSGTGVAFTRDPGTGEKRFYGEFLMNAQGEDVVAGTRTPRPIEELQKLMPDAYKQLVEVYQNLENHYRDMQDLEFTIEDKVLFLLQTRSGKRTIQSAVRIAVEMQKEGLIDERTAVSRINADAFDQLLHPTIDPTSEKQVIAKGLPASPGAVAGTAVFTSADAIEEAKNGKKVILVRLETSPEDVGGMSASQGILTSRGGMTSHAAVVGRGMGKCCVVGCQGITVNEEKGYFKAGDITVKRGDVITLDGNSGEVILGEAQFQSTGLSDDYHTLMAWADESRTLGVRANADTPHDARVAREFGAAGIGLCRTEHMFFGEDRLPWVQKMILSKDTSQREEGLATLLPMQKGDFYGILEAMNGLPVTIRLLDPPLHEFLPRTDEEIKRLSKTIGFPVKQIEETVVSLEESNPMLGHRGCRLGITFPEIYRMQARAIFEATAQLVKEGKQPMPEVMIPLVGTVREFTDLKAIVVGEADAVIAETGTEFQYLVGTMIEIPRAAITADEIAKEAQFFSFGTNDLTQMTFGYSRDDVGKFLPAYVEKGILKDDPFMRLDQIGVGSLVKMAVEKGRQGRPEIKLGICGEHGGDPSSVEFCHGVGLNYVSCSPFRVPTARLAAAQAAIKDPSLQTQTAGK
- a CDS encoding glycine--tRNA ligase subunit beta, with the translated sequence MSNTTKTLLLEIGCEEIPADYMPDALAQIRNLAQQYLEEELLEYGDIQVLGTPRRLVLHVRGLAVRQKDRAMRREGPPKERAYDAEGKLTRAGQGFCEGLGIKADCLSLEEVKGKAKVVAHWTRKGASAATVLKVLLPRLISELKFPKMMRWDDTGVRFARPVRWILALLGETPLVFTWGRVKAGARSLSPRYSGSKPFGVKSPADYFRQVKQKGILLDPEERRQKIARQLDVAAKKAGGILHKDEGLLQEISFLVEDPSVLTGGFDPDYAERLPLDVLSAAMAKGQRLFGILHASKSRRLKPLPKFIGVLNGPRPAEARQAIRRNCENILNAKLADARFFFLEDTKRGMDFFASLLPGIVFLRGAGTMAEKTGRIRNLARYLHQQVDSIEYTEEELEQAVSWCKADLASQMVKEFPALQGVIGGVYAGEQGASPKVCVAIGEHYFPRSAEDRLPQTVFGSILSVADKLDSVAQCFRVGLKPTSSGDPYGIRRNVQGALQIVLERGWNLRLSELLQIAAGDGDPAALERTAEYCMARLQVLLKLRYPDAWVDAVFPLCGDRPQELVQRLDQLQEIPSKYFRDAAKIVERAHRIVRAGGEVESEVQPQLFEHQLEHQVWDVCLQQEGVVENLTRNQQYGEATRQYAEAFSDLLHEFFDQVMVNVEQAEVRANRLSLMKRVYDIFASRIADLSVVHVE
- a CDS encoding RNA polymerase sigma factor RpoD/SigA, with the translated sequence MDPIKLYLKDIRKIPLLTPEEEFELAQRARAGDPEAREAMIRSNLRLVINIAKKYNHLGLPMMDLIEEGNLGLIKAVSKFNPNRGYRFSTYAAWWIKQYVTRALANQGKLVRIPVYMTELIARWKRVTERLTHELGCKPKPKEIAKEMDLPLKKVREISTLVSKVSSLDAPIGDDGDAEFIDLLEDVNQVPVSDEISQVLQHELVFKVMTRLGDRERQVLYMRYGLNDGTPRTLKEIAGEMGITRERVRQIENSALKKLRGFLREVEEQAEKALNGDDGEQDSR
- a CDS encoding adenine phosphoribosyltransferase; its protein translation is MTVNKTLVENLKGAIRDVPDFPSEGIIFKDITTLLKQGERFKEVIDLFAARYGPGGPVPGVEAIVAIEARGFILGGALAVALGVGFVPVRKQGKLPAQATRMTYELEYGRDTIEMHQDALSAGQKVVLLDDVIATGGTAEATVRLIQGVGAEVLETAFLIELGFLPGRSKLEALGQSVFSILKYD
- a CDS encoding DUF4870 domain-containing protein — translated: MDKQEHIPEEQVASVTVKEEPGINRAFAALGYLSILCLVPLFLKRDSEFAQFHGRQGLAIFILELACALLAWIPIVGWVLAVILKIVFPLVSLGGVISAATGKRWRIPLIGDMAGALTI